In Micromonospora purpureochromogenes, a single window of DNA contains:
- the cobN gene encoding cobaltochelatase subunit CobN, which yields MRILLLSTADTDLLAARASGADYRLANPARVAADDVPALLDGVDLAVVRLLGGRQAWPDGLAAVLASGMPTVVLGGEAVPDAELMAASTVASGVATQALSYLVEGGPANLAELARFLSDTVLLTGEGFDPPAPTPAYGVHGDRAVSTAAGAATATRPTVGIVFYRAHALAGNTGFVDVLADAVEAAGGDPLPIFCGSLRGLTPGDGPLPLFARCDALVVTVLAAGGAVAADASGGGDDDAWDVGALAALDVPIVQALCLTSTREQWAGSDAGLSPLDAAMQVAIPEFDGRIVTVPFSFKRVDADGLSVYAADAERAARVAGIAVRQARLRHVPNADKRLAVVLSSYPTKHSRVGNAVGLDTPASAVRLFAALADAGYHLGDGPVPTDGDALIHALIAAGGHDVEWLTPEQLAAAEARVPGQTYRRWFARVPAALRDRMRTHWGEPPGELYADGGDLVLAGLRFGNVVLMIQPPRGFGENPIAIYHDPDLPPSHHYLAAYRWLAAPVADGGFGADAVVHLGKHGTLEWLPGKGLGLAADCAPDAVLGDLPLVYPFIVNDPGEGTQAKRRAHAVVVDHLVPPMARAETYGDLAKLEQLLDEYATVQALDPAKVPTVRAQIWDLVRAAELHHDLHTADMPAADDFDDFVLHLDGYLCEVKDVQIRDGLHILAEAPTGDARVNLVLAVLRAPQVWGGTRALPGLRQALAAAYGLDEQELLAEPGRRVAVPESLTEAADGPAATAADAVDLIEALARRLVVGMETLGWDADQVDAVVEEVTGRAIADAADVLRFAAREVVPRLARTTDEIDRVLGALDGRFVPPGPSGSPTRGLVNVLPTGRNFYSVDPKAIPSRNAWDVGVALADSLLARHLADTGAYPRSVGLTVWGTSAMRTQGDDIAEVLALLGCRPLWDDRSRRVTGVEVVPLAELGRPRVDVTVRISGFFRDAFPHVVALLDDAVRRVAALDEPAGENFVRAHVHADLAEHGDERRATARIFGSKPGAYGAGLLPLIDARNWRTDADLAEVYAVWGGYAYGRDLDGREARADMERSFARIAVAVKNQDTREHDIVDSDDYFQYHGGMVAMVRHLTGAAPAAYVGDSAMPHDVRTRTLGEETRRVFRARVVNPKWIAAMRRHGYKGAFELAATVDYLFGYDATAGVVDDWMYEHLAAAYVFEETTREFLEQSNPWALRGITERLLEAADRGLWAAPEPATLDRLRETYLASEGDLEDRQ from the coding sequence GTGCGCATCCTGCTGCTCTCCACCGCCGACACCGACCTGCTCGCCGCCCGCGCCAGCGGCGCCGACTACCGGCTGGCCAACCCCGCCCGGGTCGCCGCCGACGACGTGCCGGCGCTGCTCGACGGCGTCGACCTCGCCGTCGTACGCCTGCTCGGCGGCCGGCAGGCGTGGCCGGACGGGCTGGCCGCCGTGCTCGCCTCGGGCATGCCGACGGTGGTGCTCGGCGGCGAGGCGGTGCCCGACGCGGAGCTGATGGCCGCCTCCACGGTGGCCTCCGGGGTGGCCACCCAGGCGCTGTCCTACCTGGTCGAGGGGGGTCCGGCGAACCTGGCCGAGCTGGCCCGGTTCCTCTCCGACACGGTGCTGCTCACCGGCGAGGGCTTCGACCCGCCCGCGCCGACCCCGGCGTACGGGGTGCACGGCGACCGGGCGGTGTCGACGGCGGCCGGAGCGGCCACGGCGACCCGCCCCACCGTCGGGATCGTCTTCTACCGGGCGCACGCCCTCGCCGGGAACACCGGCTTCGTCGACGTGCTCGCCGACGCGGTCGAGGCGGCCGGCGGCGACCCGCTGCCGATCTTCTGCGGCTCGCTGCGCGGGCTCACCCCCGGCGACGGGCCGCTGCCCCTCTTCGCCCGCTGCGACGCCCTGGTCGTGACGGTCCTCGCCGCCGGCGGCGCCGTCGCGGCGGACGCCTCCGGCGGGGGCGACGACGACGCCTGGGACGTCGGCGCGCTCGCCGCCCTCGACGTGCCCATCGTGCAGGCGCTCTGCCTCACCAGCACCCGGGAGCAGTGGGCCGGCAGCGACGCCGGACTGTCCCCGTTGGACGCCGCGATGCAGGTGGCCATCCCCGAGTTCGACGGGCGGATCGTCACCGTGCCGTTCTCGTTCAAACGCGTCGACGCCGACGGGCTCTCGGTCTACGCCGCCGACGCGGAGCGGGCCGCCCGGGTGGCCGGCATCGCCGTCCGCCAGGCCCGGCTGCGGCACGTGCCCAACGCCGACAAGCGCCTCGCGGTCGTGCTCAGCTCGTACCCGACCAAGCACTCGCGGGTCGGCAACGCGGTCGGCCTGGACACCCCCGCCTCGGCGGTACGACTGTTCGCCGCCCTCGCCGACGCCGGCTACCACCTCGGCGACGGGCCGGTCCCCACCGACGGGGACGCGCTGATCCACGCGCTGATCGCCGCCGGTGGGCACGACGTCGAGTGGCTCACCCCCGAGCAGCTCGCCGCCGCCGAGGCGCGGGTACCCGGGCAGACGTACCGGCGCTGGTTCGCCCGGGTGCCGGCGGCGCTGCGAGACCGGATGCGCACCCACTGGGGCGAGCCGCCCGGCGAGCTGTACGCCGACGGCGGCGACCTGGTCCTGGCCGGGCTGCGCTTCGGCAACGTGGTGCTGATGATCCAGCCGCCGCGCGGCTTCGGCGAGAACCCGATCGCCATCTACCACGACCCGGACCTGCCGCCCAGCCACCACTACCTGGCCGCGTACCGCTGGCTGGCCGCGCCGGTGGCCGACGGCGGCTTCGGCGCCGACGCGGTGGTACACCTCGGCAAGCACGGCACGCTGGAATGGCTGCCCGGCAAGGGGCTCGGGCTCGCCGCCGACTGCGCTCCCGACGCCGTCCTCGGCGACCTGCCGCTGGTCTACCCGTTCATCGTCAACGACCCCGGCGAGGGCACTCAGGCCAAGCGCCGGGCGCACGCCGTCGTCGTCGACCACCTCGTCCCGCCGATGGCCCGCGCCGAGACGTACGGCGACCTGGCCAAACTCGAACAGCTCCTGGACGAGTACGCCACCGTCCAGGCGCTCGACCCGGCCAAGGTGCCCACCGTGCGGGCGCAGATCTGGGACCTCGTCCGGGCCGCCGAGCTGCACCACGACCTGCACACCGCGGACATGCCGGCCGCCGACGACTTCGACGACTTCGTGCTGCACCTCGACGGGTACCTCTGCGAGGTCAAGGACGTCCAGATCCGCGACGGGCTGCACATCCTCGCCGAGGCGCCCACCGGCGACGCCCGGGTCAACCTCGTCCTCGCCGTGCTGCGCGCCCCCCAGGTCTGGGGCGGCACCCGCGCCCTGCCCGGGCTGCGCCAGGCGCTCGCCGCCGCGTACGGGCTGGACGAGCAGGAGCTGCTCGCCGAGCCGGGACGGCGGGTCGCCGTGCCGGAGTCGCTGACCGAGGCGGCGGACGGGCCGGCCGCCACCGCCGCCGACGCCGTCGACCTCATCGAGGCCCTGGCCCGCCGGCTGGTCGTCGGCATGGAGACCCTCGGCTGGGACGCCGACCAGGTCGACGCGGTGGTCGAGGAGGTCACCGGCCGGGCGATCGCCGACGCCGCCGACGTGCTGCGCTTCGCCGCCCGCGAGGTGGTGCCCCGGCTGGCCCGGACCACCGACGAGATCGACCGGGTGCTCGGCGCGCTCGACGGCCGGTTCGTGCCGCCCGGCCCCTCCGGCTCACCCACCCGCGGCCTGGTCAACGTGCTGCCCACCGGCCGCAACTTCTACTCCGTCGACCCCAAGGCCATCCCGTCCCGCAACGCCTGGGACGTCGGGGTGGCGCTGGCGGACTCGCTGCTCGCCCGGCACCTCGCCGACACCGGCGCGTACCCCCGCTCGGTCGGGCTCACCGTCTGGGGTACCAGCGCCATGCGTACCCAGGGCGACGACATCGCCGAGGTGCTGGCCCTGCTCGGCTGCCGGCCGCTCTGGGACGACCGGTCCCGGCGGGTCACCGGCGTCGAGGTGGTGCCGCTGGCGGAGCTGGGCCGCCCCCGGGTGGACGTCACCGTCCGCATCTCCGGCTTCTTCCGCGACGCCTTCCCGCACGTCGTGGCACTGCTCGACGACGCGGTACGCCGGGTCGCCGCCCTGGACGAGCCGGCCGGGGAGAACTTCGTCCGGGCCCACGTGCACGCCGACCTGGCCGAGCACGGCGACGAGCGGCGGGCCACCGCCCGGATCTTCGGCTCGAAGCCGGGGGCGTACGGGGCGGGGCTGCTGCCGCTGATCGACGCCCGGAACTGGCGCACCGACGCCGACCTCGCCGAGGTGTACGCCGTCTGGGGCGGCTACGCCTACGGCCGGGACCTGGACGGGCGGGAGGCGCGCGCCGACATGGAACGCTCCTTCGCCCGCATCGCCGTCGCCGTCAAGAACCAGGACACCCGCGAGCACGACATCGTGGACTCCGACGACTACTTCCAGTACCACGGCGGGATGGTGGCGATGGTCCGCCACCTCACCGGCGCCGCGCCGGCCGCGTACGTGGGCGACTCGGCGATGCCGCACGACGTACGCACCCGCACCCTCGGCGAGGAGACCCGGCGGGTGTTCCGCGCCCGGGTGGTCAACCCGAAGTGGATCGCCGCGATGCGCCGGCACGGCTACAAGGGCGCGTTCGAGCTGGCCGCCACCGTGGACTACCTGTTCGGCTACGACGCCACCGCCGGCGTGGTCGACGACTGGATGTACGAGCACCTGGCCGCCGCGTACGTCTTCGAGGAGACCACCCGGGAGTTCCTGGAGCAGTCCAACCCGTGGGCGCTGCGCGGCATCACCGAGCGGCTGCTGGAGGCCGCCGACCGGGGCCTGTGGGCCGCGCCCGAACCGGCCACCCTCGACCGGCTCCGCGAGACGTACCTGGCCAGCGAGGGCGACCTGGAGGACCGGCAGTGA